A region from the Janthinobacterium agaricidamnosum genome encodes:
- a CDS encoding sulfite exporter TauE/SafE family protein — translation MNALSLVPMFLVGLAGSVHCIGMCGGIVGALSISGGAAPAPARPVIAIAVARPALQTTVQANVLRVLAYNGGRIGSYMLAGALAGSLAGAGMLHMASLQVAGYWLANLMLVALGLYLMDAWRGLARLEAAGNVVWRRVRPLLKPLMPMDTPFKALAVGGLWGWVPCGMVYSALLTAMMQGSALRGAATMAAFGLGTLPTLLGMGLLGTRLRTQMQRRPVRIASGVLVLGFGLLGLLRAANGVSLGWLDALCVTGHP, via the coding sequence ATGAACGCCCTCAGCCTCGTGCCCATGTTCCTGGTCGGCCTGGCCGGCAGCGTGCACTGCATCGGCATGTGCGGCGGCATCGTGGGCGCCCTGTCGATCAGCGGCGGTGCCGCTCCCGCGCCAGCGCGCCCCGTGATCGCCATCGCCGTGGCGCGCCCGGCATTGCAGACAACCGTGCAGGCCAATGTGCTGCGCGTGCTGGCCTACAACGGCGGGCGCATAGGCAGCTACATGCTGGCCGGCGCCCTGGCCGGCAGCCTGGCCGGCGCCGGCATGCTGCACATGGCGTCACTGCAAGTGGCCGGCTACTGGCTGGCCAACCTGATGCTGGTGGCGTTGGGCCTGTACCTGATGGATGCCTGGCGCGGCCTGGCCCGGCTGGAAGCGGCGGGCAACGTCGTCTGGCGCCGCGTGCGTCCCCTGCTGAAACCGCTGATGCCCATGGATACGCCGTTCAAGGCGCTGGCCGTGGGCGGCCTGTGGGGCTGGGTGCCGTGCGGCATGGTCTACAGCGCCCTGCTGACGGCCATGATGCAAGGTTCGGCATTGCGCGGCGCGGCCACGATGGCCGCCTTCGGCCTGGGCACCCTGCCCACGTTGCTGGGCATGGGACTGCTGGGCACGCGCCTGCGCACACAGATGCAGCGCCGCCCCGTGCGCATCGCCAGCGGCGTGCTGGTGCTGGGCTTTGGCTTGCTGGGCCTGCTGCGCGCCGCGAATGGCGTCTCGCTGGGCTGGCTCGACGCCCTGTGCGTCACGGGCCATCCATGA
- a CDS encoding methyl-accepting chemotaxis protein has product MRQNLPVTNREVLVQDDQAIVSKTDMNGNIVYVNPYFSQVSGFSEAELLGSPQNIVRHPDMPAEAFADLWASIQAGTPWTGLVKNRCKNGDFYWVRANVTPIREAGKTIGYMSVRVKADKDQVKAAEEAYAAIRNKEGGNIVIKHGQIVRPGLAHLLHNLTHMSLNLRIWAATSIVNCLQLLVCIISLFASGGKITNYAIFGATLFGFLINVFLWYTLRMSVLKPLGKALNGARAIAAGDLSGSFETDSTDEMGQLLRALQQMNSNLIATIRDVRINVETMAVATKQIAVGNMDLSGRTESQAASLEETASSIEEFSSTVKQNADNSVQANELAVAASKVAVQGGEIVSEVITTMDDINTSSKKIVDIIGLIEGIAFQTNILALNAAVEAARAGEQGRGFAVVAGEVRNLAQRSSVAAKDIKQLIEISVGKVGAGMLQVNRAGATMEQVVSSVKQVTAIMQEISIASREQSIGVDQVNQAIAHMDQVTQQNAALVEEAAAAATRLAEEAASLSQAVSLFNFGKMPPPRRVAMPGGKGGAANAGKPAMKRLAA; this is encoded by the coding sequence ATGCGACAAAATTTGCCAGTGACTAACCGTGAAGTCCTCGTCCAGGACGACCAGGCCATCGTGTCGAAAACGGATATGAACGGCAATATCGTCTACGTGAATCCGTACTTCAGCCAGGTCAGCGGCTTCAGCGAGGCAGAGCTGCTCGGTTCGCCCCAGAACATCGTGCGCCACCCGGACATGCCGGCCGAGGCGTTTGCCGACCTGTGGGCGTCGATCCAGGCCGGCACGCCGTGGACGGGCCTGGTCAAGAACCGCTGCAAGAACGGCGATTTTTACTGGGTGCGCGCCAACGTCACGCCCATCCGCGAAGCGGGCAAGACCATCGGCTACATGTCGGTGCGCGTGAAGGCCGACAAGGACCAGGTCAAGGCGGCCGAGGAAGCCTACGCGGCCATCCGCAACAAGGAAGGCGGCAACATCGTCATCAAGCATGGCCAGATCGTGCGCCCGGGCCTGGCGCACCTGCTGCACAACCTGACGCACATGTCGCTCAACCTGCGCATCTGGGCCGCCACCTCCATCGTCAACTGCCTGCAGCTGCTGGTGTGCATCATCAGCCTGTTCGCCAGCGGCGGCAAGATCACCAATTACGCCATCTTCGGCGCCACCCTGTTCGGTTTCCTGATCAACGTCTTCCTCTGGTACACCTTGCGCATGTCCGTGCTCAAGCCGCTGGGCAAGGCCCTGAACGGCGCGCGGGCCATTGCCGCCGGCGATCTGTCGGGCAGTTTTGAAACGGACAGCACGGATGAAATGGGCCAGCTGCTGCGCGCCCTGCAACAGATGAACAGCAACCTGATCGCCACCATCCGCGACGTGCGCATCAACGTGGAAACCATGGCCGTGGCCACCAAGCAAATCGCCGTCGGCAATATGGACCTGTCGGGCCGTACGGAATCGCAGGCGGCCAGCCTTGAAGAGACGGCGTCGAGCATCGAGGAATTCTCGTCGACCGTGAAACAGAACGCGGACAACTCGGTGCAGGCGAATGAACTGGCCGTGGCCGCCTCGAAAGTGGCGGTGCAGGGCGGCGAGATCGTTTCCGAAGTGATCACCACCATGGACGACATCAACACCTCGTCAAAGAAGATCGTCGACATCATCGGCCTGATCGAAGGCATCGCCTTCCAGACCAACATCCTGGCCCTGAACGCGGCCGTGGAAGCGGCGCGCGCCGGCGAGCAGGGCAGGGGCTTTGCCGTGGTGGCGGGCGAAGTGCGCAACCTGGCGCAGCGCTCGTCCGTGGCGGCCAAGGACATCAAGCAACTGATCGAAATTTCCGTCGGCAAGGTGGGCGCCGGCATGCTGCAGGTGAACCGCGCGGGCGCCACCATGGAGCAGGTGGTCAGCTCCGTCAAGCAGGTGACGGCGATCATGCAGGAAATTTCCATCGCCTCGCGCGAGCAAAGCATCGGCGTCGACCAGGTCAACCAGGCCATCGCCCACATGGACCAGGTGACGCAGCAGAACGCGGCCCTGGTGGAAGAAGCCGCCGCGGCCGCCACGCGCCTGGCGGAAGAAGCAGCCAGCCTGTCGCAAGCCGTGAGCCTGTTCAATTTCGGCAAGATGCCGCCACCGCGCCGCGTCGCCATGCCCGGCGGCAAGGGCGGCGCCGCGAACGCCGGCAAACCCGCCATGAAACGCCTGGCCGCCTAA
- the hemN gene encoding oxygen-independent coproporphyrinogen III oxidase, which produces MPTLLSSASADLDAVVEFDPVIIGKMSQSGPRYTSYPTADRFSADFGYGNFLEALAALRMRGGRRPLSLYVHVPFCDTLCYYCACNKIITKDRSKAATYLSYLKQEIAMQGKLFAGMNQIEQLHFGGGTPTYLSEKQMDELMAHLRQHFEFAADEDGEYSIEIDPRTVSRERVFSLRAQGFNRISLGVQDFDADVQKAVNRIQPEAETVAIMQAARDAGFRSISIDLIYGLPKQNLDTMTETLRKVINASPDRIALYHYAHMPHLFKPQRRILDADMPDSATKLAMLGLCIARLTAAGYVYIGMDHFAKPTDDLAVAQRQGRLHRNFQGYSTRAEADLIACGVSAISSVGAVYSQNEKTLDAYYEKLDEGVLPIARGIKLDTDDLLRRIIIQMLMCNFELSIATIEQAHPVKFRSYFATELEKLRELARDGLLVIEEDWLTVTPKGRLLIRNICMVFDRYLTMARANAAPDAVQPLRYSKTV; this is translated from the coding sequence ATGCCTACACTCCTCAGCAGTGCTTCCGCCGACCTGGACGCCGTCGTCGAATTCGACCCGGTCATCATCGGCAAGATGAGCCAGTCCGGCCCCCGCTACACGTCGTATCCGACCGCCGACCGTTTCAGTGCCGACTTTGGCTACGGCAATTTCCTCGAAGCGCTGGCCGCGCTGCGCATGCGCGGCGGCCGACGTCCGCTGTCGCTGTACGTGCACGTGCCGTTCTGCGACACCCTGTGCTACTACTGCGCCTGCAACAAGATCATCACGAAAGACCGCAGCAAGGCCGCCACCTACCTCAGCTACCTGAAACAGGAAATCGCCATGCAGGGCAAGCTGTTTGCCGGCATGAACCAGATCGAGCAATTGCACTTCGGCGGCGGCACGCCCACCTACCTGAGCGAAAAGCAGATGGACGAACTGATGGCGCACCTGCGCCAGCATTTCGAGTTCGCTGCCGATGAAGACGGCGAATATTCGATCGAGATCGACCCGCGCACCGTGTCGCGCGAGCGCGTGTTTTCCCTGCGTGCGCAAGGCTTTAATCGCATCAGCCTGGGCGTGCAGGATTTCGACGCGGACGTGCAAAAAGCCGTCAACCGCATCCAGCCGGAAGCGGAAACGGTGGCCATCATGCAGGCGGCGCGCGACGCCGGTTTCCGCTCGATCAGCATCGACCTGATCTACGGCCTGCCCAAGCAAAACCTGGACACGATGACGGAAACCTTGCGCAAGGTGATCAACGCCAGCCCCGACCGCATCGCCCTGTACCACTACGCGCACATGCCGCACCTGTTCAAGCCGCAGCGCCGCATCCTCGACGCCGACATGCCCGACAGCGCCACCAAGCTGGCCATGCTGGGCCTGTGCATCGCGCGCCTGACCGCCGCCGGCTATGTCTACATCGGCATGGACCATTTCGCCAAGCCGACGGACGACCTGGCCGTGGCGCAGCGCCAGGGCCGCTTGCACCGCAATTTCCAGGGCTATTCCACGCGCGCGGAAGCGGACCTGATCGCCTGCGGCGTGTCGGCCATCAGTTCCGTCGGCGCCGTCTACAGCCAGAATGAAAAGACGCTCGACGCGTACTATGAAAAGCTCGACGAAGGCGTGCTGCCGATCGCGCGCGGCATCAAGCTCGATACGGACGATTTATTACGCCGTATCATCATCCAGATGCTGATGTGCAATTTCGAATTGTCGATCGCCACCATCGAGCAGGCGCACCCCGTGAAATTCCGCAGCTACTTCGCCACGGAACTGGAAAAGCTGCGCGAACTGGCGCGTGACGGCTTGCTCGTCATCGAGGAAGACTGGCTGACGGTGACGCCGAAAGGGCGCTTGCTGATCCGCAATATCTGCATGGTTTTCGACCGCTACCTGACCATGGCGCGCGCCAACGCGGCGCCGGACGCGGTGCAGCCGCTGCGCTACTCGAAAACGGTGTAA
- the yiaA gene encoding inner membrane protein YiaA: MQTSPAPRPSSAFIGASWAALLIGIVTYLSGLWNASMPLNEKGYYFTILVYGLFAAISLQKSVRDRAEGIAVTGIYFGLCWISVLLALLLLTVGLWNATLQNSEKGFYAMAFLLSLFAAVAVQKNVRDVARATPLAPQDVPGT, encoded by the coding sequence ATGCAGACTTCCCCCGCCCCACGCCCCAGCAGCGCCTTTATCGGCGCGTCCTGGGCGGCATTGCTGATCGGCATCGTCACTTACCTGTCCGGCCTGTGGAACGCCAGCATGCCCCTCAACGAGAAGGGCTATTACTTCACGATCCTCGTGTACGGCCTGTTCGCCGCCATCTCGCTGCAGAAATCCGTGCGCGACCGCGCCGAAGGCATCGCCGTGACGGGGATTTACTTTGGCCTGTGCTGGATTTCCGTGCTGCTGGCCTTGCTGCTGCTGACGGTGGGCCTGTGGAACGCCACCCTGCAAAACAGCGAAAAAGGGTTCTATGCCATGGCGTTTTTACTCAGCCTGTTCGCCGCTGTGGCCGTGCAAAAGAACGTGCGCGACGTGGCGCGCGCCACGCCGCTCGCACCGCAGGACGTGCCGGGAACTTAA
- a CDS encoding EAL domain-containing protein: MALEAAHMAIWDSRIVDGQVIDGTVSWSAKGAALLGLEERALTQPFRAFLDCVHASDRDKVMTVLQDGVRRREGYALQYRVVWPDGSEHWLAAKAQIFMDADGHPERTLGIIWDITEHMERELLIAESKELAEVTLSSIGDGVITTDPQGKTRYLNRVAEQLTGWSNELAQGLDIWETLKLVDEHTGAPLEHVAIKCLRQRQAIGISTHAQLVTREGRHIAVEDSAAPIWSRDGEILGAVVVFRDVSHERKLSQQLSWQATHDALTGLINRREFEHLVAGALHTAKQDGHTHALLYLDLDQFKVINDTCGHGAGDVLLQLLAKMLQGRMRDSDILARLGGDELGVLLPHCPLDHARQIGEQLRQSIRDFRFAWDNRSFELGVSIGIVEINQDSKSMSELLSAADQACYLAKEQGRNRIHVYQESDVMLAQRHGEMLWISRLNEAFAHDYFRLYAMPIVHLHDREEHHDEVLIRIRNSKGDLILPGAFIPAAERYDMMLPIDRWVIRAVCAHIESVRDSLPPLEALAESRRRAPALYSVNLSGMSLADTGLHDYITEQFVQFAIAPEQICFEITETAVIANLPKAQVFMRQLKAMGCRFSLDDFGSGFSSFGYLKALPVDYLKIDGVFVRDIATNAINRAMVKAINEVGHVMGLQTVAEYVEDEATLAVIRELGIDYAQGYAVGGLRPLTAGVD, translated from the coding sequence ATGGCACTGGAGGCGGCGCACATGGCCATCTGGGATTCGCGCATCGTCGATGGCCAGGTCATCGACGGCACGGTCAGCTGGTCGGCCAAGGGCGCTGCCTTGCTGGGCCTGGAAGAACGCGCGCTGACGCAGCCATTTCGCGCCTTTCTCGACTGCGTGCACGCCAGCGACCGCGACAAGGTCATGACCGTGCTGCAGGACGGCGTGCGCCGGCGCGAAGGCTACGCCCTGCAATACCGCGTCGTCTGGCCCGACGGCAGCGAACATTGGCTGGCGGCCAAGGCGCAAATTTTCATGGATGCCGACGGGCATCCCGAACGCACCCTGGGCATCATCTGGGATATCACCGAGCACATGGAGCGCGAACTTCTGATCGCAGAAAGCAAGGAACTGGCCGAAGTGACGCTCAGCTCCATCGGCGATGGCGTCATCACCACCGATCCTCAGGGCAAGACGCGCTACCTGAACCGGGTGGCCGAGCAATTGACGGGCTGGAGCAACGAGCTGGCGCAGGGCCTGGACATCTGGGAAACCCTCAAGCTCGTCGATGAACACACGGGGGCGCCGCTCGAACACGTGGCCATCAAGTGCTTGCGCCAGCGCCAGGCCATCGGCATTTCCACGCATGCGCAGCTGGTCACGCGCGAAGGGCGGCATATCGCCGTGGAAGACTCGGCCGCGCCCATCTGGTCGCGCGACGGCGAGATCCTCGGTGCCGTCGTCGTGTTTCGCGACGTCAGCCACGAACGCAAGCTGAGCCAGCAGCTGTCGTGGCAAGCCACGCACGACGCCCTGACGGGCCTGATCAACCGGCGCGAATTCGAACATCTGGTGGCCGGCGCCCTGCACACGGCCAAGCAGGACGGCCACACACATGCGCTGCTGTACCTGGATCTGGACCAGTTCAAGGTCATCAACGACACCTGCGGCCACGGCGCCGGCGACGTGCTGCTGCAGCTGCTGGCCAAGATGCTGCAGGGGCGCATGCGCGACAGCGACATCCTGGCGCGCCTCGGCGGCGACGAACTGGGCGTGCTGCTGCCCCACTGCCCGCTCGATCACGCGCGGCAGATCGGCGAACAGCTGCGCCAGTCCATCCGCGATTTCCGCTTCGCCTGGGATAACCGCAGCTTCGAGCTGGGCGTGAGCATCGGCATCGTGGAAATCAACCAGGACAGCAAGTCCATGAGCGAGCTGCTGAGCGCTGCCGACCAGGCGTGCTACCTGGCCAAGGAGCAGGGCCGCAACCGCATCCATGTCTACCAGGAATCGGACGTCATGCTGGCGCAGCGGCACGGCGAAATGCTGTGGATTTCGCGTCTGAACGAAGCGTTCGCACACGATTATTTCCGCCTGTACGCCATGCCCATCGTGCACCTGCACGACCGCGAGGAACACCACGACGAAGTGCTGATCCGTATCCGCAACAGCAAGGGCGACCTGATACTGCCCGGCGCCTTCATTCCCGCCGCCGAACGCTACGACATGATGCTGCCCATCGACCGCTGGGTCATCCGCGCCGTCTGCGCGCATATCGAAAGCGTGCGCGACAGCCTGCCGCCGCTCGAGGCGCTGGCCGAAAGCCGGCGCCGCGCACCGGCCCTGTATTCCGTCAACCTGTCGGGCATGTCGCTGGCCGACACGGGCTTGCACGACTACATTACCGAGCAGTTCGTGCAATTCGCGATTGCGCCCGAACAGATCTGCTTTGAGATCACGGAAACGGCCGTCATCGCCAACCTGCCCAAGGCGCAAGTGTTCATGCGCCAGCTCAAGGCCATGGGCTGCCGCTTCTCGCTCGACGACTTCGGCAGCGGCTTTTCCTCGTTCGGCTACCTGAAGGCCCTGCCCGTCGACTATCTGAAGATCGACGGCGTCTTCGTGCGCGACATCGCCACCAACGCCATCAACCGCGCCATGGTCAAGGCCATCAATGAAGTGGGCCACGTGATGGGCCTGCAAACGGTGGCCGAATACGTGGAAGACGAAGCCACCCTGGCCGTCATCCGCGAGCTGGGCATCGACTATGCGCAAGGCTACGCCGTGGGCGGCCTGCGGCCGCTGACGGCGGGCGTGGATTAG